The following nucleotide sequence is from Trifolium pratense cultivar HEN17-A07 linkage group LG2, ARS_RC_1.1, whole genome shotgun sequence.
aattttatttattaattttatttgcggAAGACAAAGCGCATGACCAGCGTTCGGTCATTCGAGGGATGAGCGGATGTAAACTTGCCGGTCCTCTTTTAAtccacattttatttattacaatttattttttaagtttttattattttatactttttggtttaaattaaacaaattaaataaattatatgaataaataaaaaaataaaaaacaaataacatcGCAGGGGTGCAGCTAGCAGTGAAAGAATACAGGCCGACCCACATCGCAGGGGTGCAGAAAGTAAGCAAGCGGGGTGCAGCTAGCAGGAGGGGCgcaacaacaaacaaaaatcagGGGGATGATATGGGCCGTCTGATTGATctgacagtcttgatgagatcatgATGCTGCAGaatcttggccgtctgatggaaatcaacggcctgtaacaaGAGTTTCGCGTTATGCGCGCGcgcactggatccacgtctgatttaatattattttttttggcttatgcaccatacataaggAAATGTCTTATTCACCATAACTTTGCCACATTTAATATAGGCTGTAATGAAAATATAGACCATGAAAATATTACTAATCGAAGATAATACAATTTATGTAAGAAGTTTAAAAgattgatgtatttagactaaatacatcaattttaccatgtatttaaaaagtgaacttttttggcttaattgcaattttgaccccaaagtttcacaattgtgcgattttgatTACACAAGTTTTAATTGTgtgattttaaccctctaagtttgATAACTGTGCGatcgccccccccccccccccccccccaaaagtcacgtctaaaataaataaaattaagtaaaaaaataaaatactcgcCCTATCACGTCTTATAGACAAATTTTacttttctaaatttattacataattaatgtatttggattaatttcaaatacattaattatattatataatgaatattttttttggtgaatatatattatataatgaaTTTAAAACACGGGGAATAAATGATTGAATCTCTTAATATGagccaaattttaattttaatttgtgaaccaacaataaattggttAAAACGGTAAGAACTTTGGTCTCGTAAGCATATGGTCAGATGTTTGATTCCTGGCTttgtgtatgaaaaaaatttggttgggAGAACTCATTTTGTGTGTCCCATAGGTTCCCGACAGTGAAAACTCCGTATCAAtatcatggtaaaaaaaaattatgaatttcaaaaattgaaatttgtttgtaaAATATCTTGGGAGTAGTGAATAGTGAttgtgatttcttttttttatccGAAGTGGTAAttcactgaaattaaactcacacaATTTTGAGATTCCAGGTTCGAAGCAATGTCACAACGTCGGCGCGCGTTGCcgtccacaatcgtgatgatgacgtctccgcgagcatttcaacaacacAGGCTTgagccaccatcacaatccgcgttgGTCAATGTCCCGATCGATTGGCGGACCGATTCACACCGTTCCACATCCGGCCGAGACACATCGTCATCTCTCATCCTCTTCTCTCTCGataatttcaagcactctttgactctcttttcaaaatcTTTTCATCTTTCTCTGACGGTACTTATTCGCTATCGATCTCTCGCAAATATTTAGCCTTGAACATAATTTACTGTGTCGAGTGAGATTGCATTcgcaaacaacccgactcgtcGACaacgcctcgtggtgcgacaagGTCTGAGCAGAACGAGGCTCTCACCCTTTCAGcttaacaattttgacattttttaccAGCTAAAATTTATGAGACCATAttactatatatttatttattgggtcttgttaacatgttcatataagacacatgttaatgtatcttaatatagaaattcgacatttaatgatacaaaaaatttaatgcttgaaaagttaaaatgcacaaattttaaagtataatatatatttttgattccttaacatgtgttatatatgcacatgttaacattctccttatcTTTATCTTTACTTACTATAAAAGATAGAAGTTGCAACCCTAATTGGATGACAACATGCATGATGTCATTGGAAACCCTAACTCCTTTAATAATCCTAATCCATCATGGCCAACCATTTCTTGACACCTATAAGCATGTGTGGGCCTATCATGTGTAGTCCAAAGTGACATGACAAGTGTGTCATGATCTTTGCACTTAGTGCATTATGTCATGTGTGATGCAAACCTATGAGTTTGAAGCTCATAGTGCAAATGTTTTATTTGGGTAGCAAGTTTGTATTTTTATCAACTGACCAAACTAAAGATCATCATGCAtgaagaaaaatcaaacttgCAACTTCAAATAGAGAAAAAAGATTGATGTATCACCATGAACAATTCTGAAATACAATAAGTTTCATCATATCAAACAACCATGATCACACGTGTAATGTGGAATactaaatagaaaaaaaaattcatctacCCAAAATAAAATTGCATGCAACATTTTAATTAGCATCTAGCATTTTCTTTTCTACACCTAAATATCATACCCACCAATTAATAGCAAAAACAATACGGTGCATGCAAGGAAGACTTCATGTGCATCATAATGATTGCAATGAGGATTAAATTTATAGGAAGAGATGAAAACTATCGATGGCCAATTTTCTCTTCCCATTTTTAACATCCACCTATGGATATTTAGAGGTTGACCTAGTgtgcaaaaattaaaaaattctacAAGTGGCGCGCAGAGATTATAAACCTCTTTATGAGTGGCgcgaaaaaattataaagttctTTATAAGTAGCACGTAAAAATTACGAATCTCTATCAATGCTTGGAGGTCGAAGTATCACGCAAAAATTATAAACCTTTTTATAAGTGGCGCGTAAAATTTATAAACTTATCTATCAATATTTTGATGTTGACCTAGCacgaaaaaattaattaaaaaaaaaactctctatAAGTAGCACACATaaattatattctttctatGAGTAGCACGTAAAAATTATGAATCTCTCTATCAATATTTGGAAGTTGAAGTATACACAAAAATTATAACTCTCTCTATACGTACTTAGAGGTTGATAATTTTTACTTAGAGATTTTAACTCTATAAGTGGCACGCACAAATTATAAACCTCTCTATCGATATTTAGAGGTTGACTTGATGCGCAAAATTTAAAAACTCTACAAGTGGCACACACAAATTATAAATCTCTCTATCGATATTTAGAGGTTGACTTGGCacgcaaaaattaaaaaactctaCAAGTGGCGCACAGAGATTATAAACCCTTTATGAGTGGcgcgaatttttttttataaagttctTTATAAGTAGCACAAAAAAATTACGAATATCTCTAGCAATGCTCGGAGGTCTAAGTATCACGCAAAAATTATAAACCTTGCGTAAACATTATAAACTTCTCTATCAATATTTTGATGTTGACCTAGcgcgaaaaaaaaaactctctatAAGTAGCACACATAAATTATATCCTCTCTATGAGTAGCGCGTAAATATTATAAATCTCTCTATCAATATTTGGAGGTTGAAGTATACACAAAAATTATAACCCTCTCTATACGTACTTAGAGGTTGATAATTTTTACGTAAAAAATTGTAAACCTCTTTATAATAGCGCGTAAATTATGAATCTCCCTATCAATACTCGAAGGTCGAAGTAtcatgaaaaaattataaaccttTCTATAAGTAGAGGTTGAAGTATAAAcatttctattaaattttatacatgTCACGGGTCTTTGAAGGCTCAACTACAAAATTTGATGTAACTGAGCCATCCAACAATATGGTGGTTCACTTTTGTATATTGTACTTattatgatttgatttttaagtttgtttgcCCTTTTGGATGTAACGATTATGCAATATACTTCTTTATCCTATTATCAATGATTATatgaatgattttaaatttcatcATCTTAACGTACTACTCATgaaaaaatttgaccaacttAGTTTATATTATTTGAAATGCACATCTAAAcattagaaaattaaattatgtgtGCTCTTAggcaaaaatttaattttatacataTCATGGGTCTTGAAAACTCCACTATAAAATTCGATGTGATTCTTCACTTGATTCACTTTACTATGGCGTTCCACAAAACTCGTGCGGGCCGACGACTAGTTTATTTTAagcaaataatttaaattaaaatatcccATCCAAATTCCAATCAACCAACAAATAATACTGGATAAAGCCGAaccaaggaaaaaaaaaagataatgatgaagctaaaattcaaataaaaaataattgatccCTACGCTGGTGTGACAAACAAAATCGTGGTGGCAGAGATTATCGCCCCTATAccctattaataataattttctgaTTGCAAACAAAGTACAAGATCTACATCTAAATTAATATTCAGAACTCTGAATTAAAAAAACACCCAATTTTAACAATAGTCCAATTAATTAGCCTtccaaaattactattttaaccaaaatcacATATAGAACCTGAAACCGTGACATTATACCCTCTCATGCTGGCAAGTGGCAATCCTAGGAGATTCCGTTACGTCACTATGTAACCCAATAAAAAGAgattagattttttttggtactGCGTATCCTTACCTTAGGTACATGTGgaattttaaagtaaattttttggaACAACGTAAAAATATATTTCCagcccttaatttttttttataataccccttaatttttttttaataatagcccttaaaaatttaaatacgGTCCACAACAACTTTTAAAATACTCTAGGTGAGTGAGTTGCTATCCCTTTAATTCTCTCCTTTCTAAAATTTGATATAAAAgatgctaaacagtgctccgATATAttagttaaacatattaataaaaaaatttaattgaaaaattatggatttaatattttaaaaatataaaaaaaaatttatcattaatttttatttttagtatgcttaacaagtatTGGAAGGACAGTTTTTAACATAACCTATTTGGGAATACGAGtacttttgatattttttttaacatgacTAAAAAATTGctctaaaaaaatctatattataaaataaatacattaattatttaataaatctaacaaaaataaaaaaaatttaatttatacaaGAATAATTACCTCAAAAGCACTACCTATAGCTAATGTTTTCCTTGAATACTCTTTCAATAGGTTAAGACGAAGAAATCAGTCAATTTCCAGCGAGGAGAGGATGTACAGTATGGATGTATCTATGATTACTTAAAATAActttaggaaaatgttaacatgtgcaccaaaggcacatgttaaggaagcaaaagtagaaataatatattgaaatatgtgCATTTAACTTCTTAAGCATTAAATGTTTTTCTAAcaataaatgcaattttctatatttagaaccttaacatgtgccttttgtgcacatgttaacatgacccataacTTTAATACTTAATTAATGAATAATCAATCAATAAACACTGACCTAGGCAAACCAGAGCTGGcacattaaaatcttttttcttttccctttttctcgAGAAAAAAcagattttaatttaatttattcattttttctttttgcgttaaaattgaaaatacataTGTCTTGTCTGTCTGTATACTCTCTCTTTCTATCCGCTTCGTTTCTGTGCTTTCTATGATTCCCACTCGTTTTTCTCTAAACAGTacaaaaagagaaaacaatagaaaaaaaaataaagaaacaaattaaGGGTTAACGAAAACCTCGCCGCCGGCGATATTCTCAAACACGAATCTCACCGGAGCTTACTGATTTTCACTAAACAACAACTCTTCTCGCCGAAAAATGCATTGATTCTCGAGCCTAATCTGAAAAATTCGAAAATGAGCGACTGCGAAGAAGCTTCTGATGTTGTGGCCACTACCAGGAACAACATTCCAGAGCCGGAAAAGGAAAACCAACCGTTTCCGCCGGCGGTTATAGCTGGTAGAAGCCGTTCTCAAGGAGGTGGACGGAGAGTAACACCGACGAGCTTCACCGTTGTTTCTGACGGTAGATCTGTTGTGGAGAGAGTACTTCCTAACGgagatttctacgtcgggagtTTTTCCGTTAACGTACCTAATGGATCCGGAAAATACCTTTGGACCGACGGTTGCATGTATGAAGGTGAATGGAAAAGAGGAAAAGCTTCAGGTAAAGGGAAGTTTTCATGGCCATCGGGTGCGACTTACGAGGGAGAGTTCAAGTCGGGTCGAATGGAAGGGTTTGGAACTTTTGTTGGATCCGACGGTGATACTTATCGCGGGTCATGGAGCTCCGATAGAAAACACGGGTTTGGTCAGAAACGTTACGCTAACGGTGATTTATATGAAGGATGGTGGAAGCGTAACGTTCAAGATGGTCAAGGGCGTTACGTTTGGAAAAATGGGAATGAATACGTTGGTGAGTGGCGTAACGGTGTTATTTCTGGTAAAGGTGAGTTGGTTTGGGTTAACGGAAACCGTTTTGAAGGTCAGTGGGAGAATGGTGTACCGAAAGGACAAGGAATTGTGAAGATACAGCATGGTTTGAATTTGAAGAGTTCAAATGGTGGTGTtgctggtggtggtggtggtttgtTGTGGAATGACAATTTTGCCCCTGATATGATGAGGAAACGTTCTTCTGTTGATACTGTTAGTGCTAGAGGGAGTGTCAATGAAAAGAGTTTTCCTAGGATTTGTATTTgggaatctgaaggtgaagataTCACTTGTGATATTGTTGATAATGTGGAAGCTTCCATGTTTTATCGCGATGGAACAACATCGGATCCTGATGAATTTCGAAAGCACCCTTGTTGTTTTTCTTCTGAGGTTAAGAGACCAGGTCAAACTATTTCCAAAGGgcataaaaattatgaattgatGCTTAATTTGCAATTGGGAATTAGGTAAAATCACTGTCTATACTCTCTAGGTTATTTCTTTGAGAttgttgtttaatttaatttaactcATGTTTTGTGTAGATACACTGTTGGGAAGGAAGCATCTAAGTTGCGAGAGCTTAAAACTAGTGATTTTGATCCTAAGGAGAAGTTCTGGACAAAGTTTCCATCTGAAGGTTCTAAGATTACTCCGCCCCATCAAACTGCGGAGTTTCGATGGAAAGATTACTGTCCTGTGGTTTTTAGGTATAGCTCTCTTTTTTTCTTGTTGAATTTGAGACATGTTTGTTTTAGTATTGATGTTTTTGTGAGGTGACCTGTGTTGAAATTGTTTGTGTATTTTGGATGATATTTGGTGTAGAGTTGTTTAGCGTGTTGAAATTGTGTTGTGCTTT
It contains:
- the LOC123907831 gene encoding phosphatidylinositol 4-phosphate 5-kinase 1, whose amino-acid sequence is MSDCEEASDVVATTRNNIPEPEKENQPFPPAVIAGRSRSQGGGRRVTPTSFTVVSDGRSVVERVLPNGDFYVGSFSVNVPNGSGKYLWTDGCMYEGEWKRGKASGKGKFSWPSGATYEGEFKSGRMEGFGTFVGSDGDTYRGSWSSDRKHGFGQKRYANGDLYEGWWKRNVQDGQGRYVWKNGNEYVGEWRNGVISGKGELVWVNGNRFEGQWENGVPKGQGIVKIQHGLNLKSSNGGVAGGGGGLLWNDNFAPDMMRKRSSVDTVSARGSVNEKSFPRICIWESEGEDITCDIVDNVEASMFYRDGTTSDPDEFRKHPCCFSSEVKRPGQTISKGHKNYELMLNLQLGIRYTVGKEASKLRELKTSDFDPKEKFWTKFPSEGSKITPPHQTAEFRWKDYCPVVFRHLRKLFQVDPADYMLAICGDDALRELSSPGKSGSVFYLTQDDRFMIKTVKKSEVKVLLRMLRSYYKHVSKYENSLVTKFYGVHCVKPIGGQKTRFIVMGNLFCSEYPIHRRFDLKGSSHGRATDKPEDEIDETTTLKDLDLNYVFRVQRNWFQDLIKQIERDCEFLETEKIMDYSLLVGLHFRDDNTYDKMGLSPFLLRTGSNQDSYHNEKFMRGYRFLEAELQDRDRVKSGRKSLIRLGANMPARAERLARRSDFDQYVGISHLNPYSSGETYDCVLYFGIIDILQDYDISKKLEHAYKSFQVDSTSISAVDPKLYSKRFRDFIGRIFIEDW